A window of the Diabrotica undecimpunctata isolate CICGRU chromosome 1, icDiaUnde3, whole genome shotgun sequence genome harbors these coding sequences:
- the LOC140442237 gene encoding facilitated trehalose transporter Tret1-like, translated as MIVDIKKLVFYNRGDLFQYVATITGAFSIMSSGINLGWTSPYLPKLMANDTESITPPTNEEGSWCAVAPLLGSPFGALAAMYVSDILGRKVTVLIMAPIVAASFILIAFSTTIWEISIYRFIIGATEGASYTALPMYIGEISDPKIRGFLTATIAIFAITGTLFINIVGSIMNIFTSSIVCAAIPIVHFLFFAFMPESPYFYVKRNNYIKAKESLEIFRGKAAVDDEMESICKAVTRQERSEKAGIIDLFSVSSNRKACCIFLILNLTNKFSGKNPCLFYTETIFRESGSSIDPTLSVIVYCCVELVAVATSTYFIVDRFGKRLLMIISTAGCAISVFLLGMYFYLKDFQAGIIENLDWIPITALVSYNVLFSIGLAYGPVSVLSELFPTNVKARALGIADTFSVLMGVVVSKIFQITIDQFQTMSVPFLFFAICSTIGLVFVIKYVPETKGKTLEEIQQYLIGEQTTTLEMRNTVNRI; from the exons ATGATTGTGGATATTAAGAAGTTAGTGTTTTACAATAGGGGTGATCTATTTCAATATGTAGCCACTATTACAG gagcATTCTCGATAATGAGTTCTGGGATAAATCTTGGTTGGACATCTCCGTACCTACCGAAACTGATGGCAAACGACACAGAATCAATAACACCTCCGACAAACGAAGAAGGTTCCTGGTGTGCTGTCGCTCCACTACTTGGATCACCGTTCGGAGCCCTCGCAGCTATGTATGTATCTGATATACTAGGCCGCAAGGTTACGGTTTTAATAATGGCTCCGATAGTAGCAGCAAGCTTCATTCTTATTGCTTTTTCGACGACAATTTGGGAAATATCTATTTATAGGTTCATTATTGGAGCTACGGAAGGAGCTTCGTATACAGCGTTACCGATGTACATTGGAGAAATTTCTGACCCCAAGATCAGAGGTTTTCTGACTGCAACTATAGCTATATTCGCTATAACTGGtactttgtttataaatattgttgGATCTATCATGAATATATTTACTTCCAGTATTGTTTGTGCTGCAATACCTATAGTACATTTTCTGTTCTTTGCGTTTATGCCTGAGTCTCCTTATTTTTACGTTAAAAGGAATAACTACATTAAAGCCAAGGAATCGTTGGAGATATTTAGAGGAAAGGCAGCAGTTGACGATGAAATGGAAAGTATATGCAAAGCAGTTACGCGTCAGGAACGATCCGAGAAAGCTGGCATTATTGACTTGTTCAGTGTTTCCAGTAACAGAAAAGCTTGTTGTATTTTCTTGATCTTAAATTTGACCAACAAATTTAGTGGTAAAAACCCATGTTTGTTCTATACAGAAACAATTTTTAGGGAATCTGGTAGTAGTATCGATCCCACTCTCTCAGTAATTGTCTATTGTTGCGTGGAGTTAGTTGCAGTGGCAACCAGCACGTACTTTATAGTGGACAGATTCGGAAAGAGACTTTTAATGATCATTTCCACTGCAGGTTGTGCTATATCTGTGTTTTTACTAGGTATGTATTTCTACCTCAAAGATTTCCAGGCAGGCATCATCGAAAACTTGGATTGGATACCAATAACAGCTTTAGTGTCGTACAACGTTCTCTTCAGTATAGGACTGGCATACGGTCCAGTGAGTGTTCTCAGCGAACTCTTTCCAACTAATGTCAAAGCTAGAGCTTTGGGTATAGCTGACACCTTTTCTGTTCTCATGGGCGTTGTTGTATCTAAAATATTTCAGATTACTATAGATCAGTTCCAGACAATGTCGGTACCCTTTTTGTTCTTCGCAATTTGCAGTACTATCGGGTTAGTTTTTGTGATTAAGTACGTACCGGAGACTAAAG